In the Colletotrichum higginsianum IMI 349063 chromosome 7 map unlocalized unitig_7, whole genome shotgun sequence genome, one interval contains:
- a CDS encoding Fungal specific transcription factor codes for MEIATQSKTTSCNNRNRHPCDFCRYKRAACLLCGPPPCELCKRQGKECTFVEGPNKRRRTAGRYRSPSGDADEALDQHKQGAAADANSRSPSSEMESPVEQVIYARMGEDSVSPAQVMTQSSPPAAEEHHKDGHVLSPSSLDARPGHNAQVIGLSGESDPYLLNLYRFDDKDECRFPQLQIRNMGMDDGVPVHFMIQSNSLASNAKPGDLGMSEADIRAEITGMVSDDVGKRLINLFWRYVQPYFPVVSVEFTLREIHSEPSAFPASLLAAIYGHTLPFWVFDDKLCADVYTPPSADRLFELAWMAAVSQFHTPSLATVQTMLLMIQRRPTNRHVADTPFKWVMLADTVALAQCLGLNLDPADWSIPPWEKRLRRRLAWAVYVQDRWLSLNFGRSSHIQECDWDVSPLTPNDFGELSGLEEEPAVSHHFLHLASLTQIVSSIHQNMFSIKATRTLSKSLEASFEVARPLRIELAEWLQSHPDVGGQPSAATPFHGLDGNGSLRLAYITAKVAVFKALLRPKSTEAPIEARAALRTGAMAVAREMYDFLSKLGAHHLEAFWHSYSRVNFAIANNFIVLLFALSSTPADAEDSLNLLTQWRSLLRIKSRSCDLLNLSLLRLDAVFVAGLGKLIDLTPAAAEAASSRNL; via the exons ATGGAGATCGCCACACAATCCAAGACCACGTCGTGCAACAACAGGAACCGGCATCCCTGCGACTTCTGCCGCTACAAGCGCGCAGCCTGTCTGCTCTGCGGCCCCCCGCCGTGTGAGCTATGCAAGAGGCAAGGAAAGGAATGCACTTTTGTCGAGGGCCCGAACAAGAGGAGACGGACGGCGGGGCGCTACCGGAGCCCCTcgggcgatgccgatgagGCTCTGGATCAGCACAAACAGGGGGCGGCCGCGGATGCCAACTCAagatcgccgtcgtcggagATGGAGTCTCCGGTTGAGCAGGTCATCTATGCTCGAATGGGAGAGGACTCGGTGAGCCCGGCACAAGTCATGACGCAATCTTCTCCCCCTGCTGCTGAGGAGCATCACAAAGATGGCCATGTCCTCTCTCCATCGTCGCTGGATGCGAGACCCGGCCACAACGCCCAGGTCATTGGCCTCAGCGGCGAGTCTGACCCATACCTGCTCAACTTGTATCGATtcgacgacaaggacgaaTGTAGGTTTCCGCAGCTTCAGATCAGAAACATGGGTATGGACGACGGGGTCCCGGTCCACTTTATGATCCAGAGCAACTCGTTAGCGAGCAACGCAAAACCTGGCGACCTCGGCATGAGTGAGGCTGACATCAGGGCGGAGATCACGGGTATGGTTTCTGACGATGTTGGGAAGAGGCTCATCAACCT GTTCTGGCGTTACGTCCAGCCATATTTCCCGGTTGTGTCCGTGGAATTCACGCTTCGCGAGATTCACAGCGAACCATCAGCGTTCCCAGCCTCTCTCCTTGCGGCAATCTACGGACATACGCTGCCGTTCTGGGTCTTTGACGATAAGCTCTGTGCAGATGTCTATACTCCGCCCTCAGCAGACAGACTCTTCGAGCTGGCATGGATGGCCGCTGTCTCACAGTTCCACACCCCTTCCCTTGCCACCGTCCAGACCATGCTGCTGATGATCCAACGACGCCCAACCAACCGACATGTGGCAGACACGCCGTTCAAATGGGTCATGCTGGCGGACACCGTAGCGCTCGCACAATGTCTTGGTCTCAACCTGGACCCGGCCGACTGGTCAATACCCCCCTGGGAGAAGCGCCTGCGTCGGCGTCTGGCCTGGGCCGTCTACGTCCAAGACCGATGGCTGAGCTTGAATTTCGGCAGGAGTTCGCACATCCAGGAATGCGACTGGGACGTCTCGCCGCTTACTCCGAATGATTTTGGCGAGCTGTCTGGACTGGAAGAAGAGCCTGCCGTATCACATCATTTCCTCCACCTGGCATCGCTCACCCAGATCGTGTCCAGCATCCACCAAAACATGTT CTCTATCAAAGCAACGAGGACACTGTCGAAATCCTTGGAAGCAAGTTTCGAAGTCGCCAGGCCATTGCGGatcgagctggccgagtGGCTGCAAAGCCACCCGGACGTCGGTGGCCAGCCCAGCGCAGCGACACCGTTCCACGGACTCGACGGCAACGGAAGCCTGAGACTGGCCTACATCACGGCCAAAGTCGCCGTCTTCAAAGCGCTCCTGCGACCGAAGAGCACAGAGGCCCCGATCGAAGCCCGCGCAGCGTTGCGGACGGGCGCCATGGCCGTCGCTCGCGAGATGTACGACTTCCTGTCCAAGTTGGGCGCTCACCATCTGGAGGCTTTTTGGCATTCTT ATTCTCGCGTCAACTTTGCGATTGCGAACAACTTCATCGTCCTGTTGTTCGCCCTCTCTTCGACGCCGGCAGATGCCGAGGATTCGCTGAACCTACTCACGCAGTGGCGGAGTCTGTTGCGCATAAAGTCGAGGAGCTGCGATCTCCTCAACCTGAGTCTGCTTCGCTTAGACGCCGTCTTTGTTGCTGGGCTGGGGAAGCTCATCGATCTTacgcccgcggcggcagaggcggcTTCAAGTCGGAACTTGTAG
- a CDS encoding L-aminoadipate-semialdehyde dehydrogenase, producing MPEYFIENWYLCFPLFHIAGLSIALSGIPNGLPTTLPPEKWPPAPSAILSAWKTLDSLGYPADCLHCAPSVIEDLTEYISLTTKDFTPLTNLKVLQPGGAPLLPATLSKLQSLGVNIKTTYGTTETGPPLRTIPHTRENPDVYRFRNLYPESPLVRMEPVGEGLFECVVYKGFPLAAELWLDDDAPNPYRTGDLFLEEPPASGYFVLQGRRDDILVHSNGEKSHAAALAMALEEDKNSVVKKTAVFGTGNPCPSVIVEVDWDRVDNRRLEIDFEKAVWSAVSCVNEKTPTYSRISRQLMLILERGETLPVTPKGNVRRNIAWGLFGHRVEDLYDRFLGKPETVPCLIDGPTDESGCPTMQTVQEAVADTFGVVVEEVKPDRNWYELGLDSLKAVEIRSKLVKSFGSFPLMFVFEYPTAKGLFDFLRRSGDATFGANDKMKKERHEWIKSTIQRLNSEVDNWAQSTGSTADSKDGEVVYLTGASGSLGNALLEVLVQLSSVKAIYCAVRGTDPQARVVESLRARGYPEKIYQSDKIRGIGYDMTDERLGVDQQTYQKLADEVTVVMHNAWKLDFNQPVQQFEADCLRGTMSLMSFCLKGKKKTFSFMSSVAAAMGSPAGTVIPELPLGPDPANALATGYAQSKFIVEQLTQHYASSRNVPVRVLRVGQLCGHTRLGTWNHTEMWPIMMMAGLDFLSAMPMLKTEVDWLPVDVCAEAIQEAVFSSREASYTVTNLTNLDTISWDELLGTLEEASGRQFERLDMREWVARLEAKSNGSTGADQTPAMKLLGFFQAMAEGGGNGEGVTFQTRADSGRPVDVAMVRGWLDSWRREGKLV from the exons ATGCCGGAGTACTTCATCGAAAACTGGTACCTCTGTTTTCCCCT ATTTCATATCGCTGGCCTGTCCATCGCCCTCTCAGGCATACCAAACGGGCTGCCAACCACTCTGCCCCCGGAGAAGTGGCCTCCAGCTCCGAGTGCCATTCTCTCGGCATGGAAAACACTTGATTCCCTGGGATATCCTGCCGACTGTCTTCACTGCGCGCCTTCGGTGATTGAAGACTTGACTGAATACATCTCCCTGACGACAAAAGACTTCACCCCCCTTACCAACCTGAAGGTTCTTCAACCAGGCGGAGCACCACTCCTGCCAGCTACTTTGTCCAAGCTCCAGTCTCTCGGCGTGAACATCAAGACCACGTACGGAACGACCGAAACCGGCCCGCCGCTCAGAACGATTCCGCACACAAGAGAAAACCCGGACGTCTATCGCTTTCGCAACCTCTATCCCGAGTCACCGTTGGTGCGGATGGAACCTGTTGGAGAGGGTCTGTTCGAGTGCGTCGTGTACAAAGGCTTCCCTCTGGCAGCGGAGCTctggctcgacgacgacgcgcccAACCCGTACCGCACTGGCGATCTGTTTCTCGAGGAGCCTCCGGCGAGCGGGTACTTTGTGCTCCAGGGTCGCCGGGATGATATTTTGGTTCATTCGAACGGCGAGAAGAGTCATGCTGCGGCGCTCGCTATGGCCCTTGAGGAGGACAAGAATAGCGtggtgaagaagacggcTGTCTTTGGGACCGGGAATCCCTGTCCTTCTGTCATTGTCGAAGTTGATTGGGACAGGGTAGACAACCGACGACTAGAAATAGACTTCGAGAAAGCCGTTTGGAGTGCGGTCAGTTGCGTCAACGAGAAGACGCCGACGTACTCCAGAATCTCGCGGCAGCTGATGCTCATCCTCGAAAGGGGTGAGACTCTGCCAGTCACGCCGAAAGGGAACGTCCGGCGCAACATTGCTTGGGGACTCTTTGGCCATCGGGTCGAGGACTTGTACGACCGCTTCTTGGGCAAGCCAGAGACTGTCCCTTGTCTCATCGACGGACCAACAGACGAAAGTGGATGCCCGACTATGCAGACTGTCCAGGAAGCAGTCGCAGATACCTTCGGCGTCGTGGTCGAAGAAGTCAAGCCTGATCGCAACTGGTACGAACTCGGGCTCGACTCTCTCAAAGCTGTCGAGATCCGCTCGAAGCTGGTCAAGTCGTTTGGAAGCTTCCCTTTGATGTTTGTCTTTGAGTATCCCACAGCAAAAGGACTCTTCGATTTCCTGCGTCGCTCCGGTGATGCCACTTTCGGCGCCAACGACAAGATGAAAAAAGAGCGTCACGAGTGGATCAAGTCGACCATCCAACGCCTGAACAGTGAAGTAGACAACTGGGCCCAATCGACAGGCTCAACAGCTGACTCCAAGGACGGTGAAGTCGTCTACCTGACGGGGGCAAGCGGTTCTCTAGGCAATGCGCTTCTGGAGGTCTTGGTTCAGCTCTCATCTGTGAAGGCAATCTACTGCGCCGTCCGTGGAACCGATCCCCAAGCCCGAGTTGTAGAGTCCCTCAGAGCCAGGGGATATCCCGAGAAAATCTACCAAAGCGACAAGATTCGCGGGATAGGCTACGACATGACGGACGAAAGGCTAGGTGTGGACCAGCAGACATACCAAAAgctggcggacgaggtcaCGGTCGTGATGCACAACGCGTGGAAACTGGATTTTAACCAGCCAGTCCAGCAGTTCGAGGCTGACTGTCTTCGAG GCACAATGAGCCTGATGTCCTTTTGTCTCAAAGGCAAGAAAAAGACGTTTTCTTTCATGAGCAGCGTGGCCGCCGCGATGGGAAGTCCGGCCGGCACCGTAATCCCAGAACTCCCCCTCGGTCCGGATCCCGCAAACGCTCTGGCGACTGGATACGCGCAGTCCAAGttcatcgtcgagcagctgACGCAGCACTACGCTTCGTCGCGCAACGTGCCCGTGCGTGTCCTCCGAGTCGGCCAGCTCTGCGGCCACACCAGGTTGGGGACGTGGAACCATACAGAAATGTGGCCGATCATGATGATGGCCGGCTTGGATTTTCTGTCGGCTATGCCGATGTTGAAGACAGAGGTGGACTGGCTTCCGGTCGATGTGTGTGCAGAGGCCATCCAAGAGGCCGTGTTCTCTTCGAGGGAGGCCTCTTACACGGTGACGAATCTCACAAACCTGGATACCATTTCATGGGATGAGCTGCTCGGAACTCTCGAGGAAGCTTCCGGAAGGCAGTTTGAGAGGCTTGACATGAGGGAATGGGTCGCTCGATTGGAGGCCAAGTCGAATGGCAGCACAGGAGCTGATCAAACACCGGCAATGAAGCTATTGGGATTCTTCcaggccatggccgagggcggcggaAACGGCGAAGGGGTGACGTTCCAAACCAGAGCAGACTCAGGCCGACCTGTTGATGTTGCAATGGTGCGTGGGTGGCTGGATAGCTGGCGTCGAGAGGGTAAACTAGTCTGA